One segment of Anastrepha obliqua isolate idAnaObli1 chromosome 3, idAnaObli1_1.0, whole genome shotgun sequence DNA contains the following:
- the LOC129241002 gene encoding uncharacterized protein LOC129241002 translates to MKNLIFLFCCSILLHAISTSTTSAAAVIPATPTYTVAVIPVVTAHSHQVVARNYNRLYVPAGYVPTSYVPAISPTTPLATYPYPTSYGYGYGYYPSYGYSYGYGTPVPTALWR, encoded by the exons atgaaaaat CTCATTTTTTTGTTCTGCTGCAGCATACTCCTGCATGCCATCAGCACCTCCACGACAAGTGCCGCTGCTGTCATACCGGCGACACCCACATACACAGTCGCTGTAATACCCGTCGTCACGGCGCATAGCCATCAAGTGGTCGCGCGCAACTACAATCGACTCTACGTGCCCGCTGGCTATGTACCCACAAGTTATGTACCAGCTATAAGTCCCACCACCCCCTTGGCCACCTACCCCTATCCAACAAGCTACGGTTACGGTTACGGTTATTACCCGAGTTACGGCTACAGCTATGGATATGGTACCCCTGTGCCGACGGCCTTGTGGCGATGA